One window of Triticum dicoccoides isolate Atlit2015 ecotype Zavitan chromosome 5A, WEW_v2.0, whole genome shotgun sequence genomic DNA carries:
- the LOC119301608 gene encoding auxin-responsive protein SAUR36-like has translation MGDDGAKAATTTIVRLRELLHKWALGARGDADDGEEGEGEETHAPAAGAGAGAGGAPPSIPPFVLRRLTRTVTVDSDDEGCHSPEAAPDVPRGYCPVYVGPEQRRFVIPTGYLGHPVFRLLLEKAEEEFGFRHEGALAIPCDTEAFKYILQCVERHDKGLAADDVDVDEGNLRSVLEPASSVHHVS, from the exons ATGGGCGACGACGGCGCCAAGGCGGCCACCACGACGATCGTGCGGCTGCGGGAGCTGCTGCACAAGTGGGCCCTCGGCGCCAGgggcgacgccgacgacggcgaggagggggagggggaggagacgCACGCGCCGGCGGCGGGGGCGGGAGCGGGAGCGGGAGGTGCGCCGCCGTCGATCCCGCCGTTCGTGCTGCGGCGGCTGACGAGGACGGTGACGGTGGACTCGGACGACGAGGGCTGCCACAGCCCGGAGGCGGCGCCGGACGTGCCGAGGGGTTACTGCCCTGTGTACGTGGGGCCGGAGCAGCGGCGGTTCGTGATCCCGACCGGCTACCTGGGGCACCCCGTGTTCCGGCTCCTCCTGGAGAAGGCCGAGGAGGAGTTCGGGTTCCGGCACGAGGGCGCGCTGGCCATCCCCTGCGACACCGAGGCCTTCAAGTACATCCTCCAGTGCGTCGAGCGCCACGACAAGGGCCTCGCCGCCGACGACGTCGACGTCGACG AAGGGAACCTGCGCAGTGTGCTAGAGCCAGCGTCGTCAGTTCATCATGTTTCGTAG